The Daucus carota subsp. sativus chromosome 2, DH1 v3.0, whole genome shotgun sequence genome includes a window with the following:
- the LOC108210208 gene encoding proteasome subunit beta type-1 has product MVKEQANWSPYDNNGGTVVAIAGADYCVIASDTRMSTGYSILTRDYSKICKLADKSVMASSGFQADVRALQKVLAARHLTYQHQHNKQMSCPAMAQLLSNTLYYKRFFPYYAFNVLGGLDNEGKGCVYTYDAVGSYERVGYSSQGSGATLITPFLDNQLKSPSPLLLPAKDAVTPLSETEAIDLVKTCFASATERDIYTGDRLEVVILNANGLRREYMELRKD; this is encoded by the exons ATGGTGAAGGAACAAGCTAATTGGTCTCCCTACGATAACAATGGAGg GACTGTGGTCGCCATAGCCGGAGCTGATTACTGTGTAATTGCATCGGACACTCGTATGTCTACTGGTTACAGTATTCTCACCCGCGATTACTCCAAAATTTGTAAACT AGCGGACAAATCTGTGATGGCATCTTCGGGATTCCAAGCTGATGTACGAGCTTTGCAAAAGGTCTTGGCTGCTAGGCATCTG ACTTATCAGCATCAGCACAACAAACAGATGAGCTGCCCTGCAATGGCACAACTGCTCTCTAACACCCTTTACTACAAAAGATTCTTTCCGTATTACGCTTTTAACGTTCTGGGTGGTCTTGACAATGAAG GAAAAGGATGTGTTTACACTTATGATGCTGTTGGATCCTATGAGCGAGTTGGATACAGTTCCCAAGGATCTGGTGCTACACTAATTACACCTTTTCTGGACAACCAGCTGAAATCACCAAGCCCTCTCCTGTTACCTGCTAAG GATGCCGTTACCCCTCTTTCGGAAACAGAAGCCATTGATTTGGTAAAAACTTGTTTTGCATCAGCAACTGAGAGGGATATATATACT GGGGACAGGTTGGAAGTGGTTATATTGAATGCTAATGGCCTTCGCCGTGAGTACATGGAGCTGAGGAAAGATTAG
- the LOC108207635 gene encoding AT-hook motif nuclear-localized protein 7, whose protein sequence is MASTSGLKAQGIGEPSCETPVVAFTEGNKDHQDDMLASEEGFTPYVIDVYEGQDVMSKIIDFCKQVPDQIVCVMSAFGTLSEITFKIPFVDKITYEGQFDILRLSGSFEPVNLGEFGRKGGLSIIFSRKDGKVEGGRVIGQLKVANFARINVGIFKKHKRGEKEEPVFVEEEIEFHA, encoded by the exons ATGGCATCTACCTCAG GACTCAAAGCTCAAGGGATCGGTGAACCATCTTGTGAAACTCCTGTAGTGGCTTTCACAGAGGGAAACAAGGATCACCAAG ATGATATGCTTGCTTCCGAGGAAGGCTTCACTCCCTATGTAATTGACGTTTATGAGGGTCAG GATGTAATGAGCAAGATTATTGATTTTTGCAAACAAGTGCCAGATCAAATAGTTTGCGTTATGTCTGCATTTGGCACTTTGTCAGAGATAACATTCAAGATCCCTTTCGTTGATAAGATTACATACGAG GGTCAATTTGATATACTACGTTTATCTGGATCATTTGAACCCGTTAATCTTGGTGAATTTGGGAGAAAAGGTGGGTTGAGCATAATTTTTTCTCGTAAAGATGGAAAAGTCGAAGGGGGACGGGTCATTGGGCAGCTCAAAGTTGCTAATTTTGCAAGG ATCAATGTGGGTATTTTCAAGAAGCATAAGCGTGGAGAGAAAGAAGAGCCCGTCTTTGTGGAAGAAGAAATTGAATTTCATGCATAG